AGTATCAGCTGACCGATCTGCGCCGCATTCCGGCCCATGCGGTAACCAAAATCTGTTTCTGCAGCGATCATGACGATCTGTGCCGCCTGCGCATTCAGCTCAACGAGGCGCTGGGCAACCGCGCGCATCTCACCTTCTCGGCGATCGATTGCCTGGAGGTGCTGCCGGTCGGATGCAACAAAGGTTCCGCTCTGGCGGTACTGAGCGAGCATCTCGGGCTGAGCATGCAGGAGTGTATGGCGTTTGGCGATGCGATGAACGATCGCGAGATGCTGGGCAGCGTAGGGCGCGGCCTGATTATGGGCAATGCGATGCCGCAGCTGATCGCCGAGCTCTCGCATTTACCCGTTATTGGACACTGCCGCAACGAGGCCGTGTCCCATTTCTTAACCCATTGGCTGGATACACCCGATCTTCCTTATTCCCCCGAATAGTGAGACCCTTCCAGCAAGCCAGACGAAAGTCTGGCTTTTTTTATTTCACCAGCCGGGCAATTTCTGCCAGCCACGGCGCCACATCGCCAATATTCGTTTTTACCCATTCGGCGTTGTAGTAGGTGTCCAGGTAGCGCTCGCCGCTGTCGCACAGCAGAGTAACGATGGAGCCGGTTTGCCCCGCGTCACGCATCCGCGCCGCCAGCTGCAACGCGCCCCACATATTGGTCCCGGTGGAGGCACCCACCTTGCGACCGAGCTGGGTTTCCAGCCAGTGAGCGGTGGCAACGCTGGCGGCATCGGGCACGCGGAGCATCTCGTCCACTACATCCGGGATAAACGAAGGCTCGACGCGCGGGCGGCCAATCCCTTCAATTTTGCTGCCCACCGGGCTGCGCAGGGCCGGATCGCGCTGCTGCCAGTAATCGAGGAACACCGAGCTCTGCGGGTCCACTACCATCAGGCGAGTATCATAACCCTGGCAGCGAATATAGCGGCCAATGGTGGCCGAAGTGCCGCCGGTTCCGGCGCTCATCACGATATGCGTCGGCACCGGGTGGGGTTCATTTTGCATCTGCCGGAAGATACTGTCGGCAATGTTGTTATTGCCGCGCCAGTCGGTTGCCCGCTCCGCGAAGGTAAACTGGTCCATATAATGGCCGTTCAGCTCCCGGGCCAGCATCTCTGACGCGGCATAAATTTCACAGGCGCTTTCCACAAAGTGGCAGCGTCCGCCATAAAATTCGATCTGTTCGATTTTGCGTTTTGCCGTGCAGGAGGGCATAACGGCGATAAACGGCAGTCCAAGCAGGCGGGCAAAATAGGCCTCAGAGACGGCGGTTGAGCCGGAAGAGGATTCAATAATGGTGGTGCCCTCATTGATCCAGCCGTTACAGAGCCCGTACAGGAACAGAGAGCGCGCCAGACGGTGCTTCAGGCTGCCGGTCGGGTGGGTGCTTTCGTCCTTCAGATAGAGCTGGATACCCGGAAAGCCGGGCAGGGCGAGGCGAATAAGGTGTGTATCCGCCGAGCGCTGATAATCGGCGTTAATTTCACTGATGGCGTTTTTAACCCAGGTGCTATTCATCGAAGTAATCCGTTTGTCATTTTGTGCCCAGCATAGCGAAAAGCACAGAAAAAATTGTTGCTATCTGGCCTTTAAAATAGAATGAGAAGAGAAAATTTTTCTCTGCGGGGGTGGGTATGCTAGATAAAATTGACCGTAAGCTGCTGTCCTTACTGCAAAGCGACTGCACCCTCTCTTTGCAGGCGCTGGCGGATGCCGTTAATCTGACCACCACGCCCTGCTGGAAACGCCTTAAGCGACTCGAAGACGAAGGCATTTTGCTGGGACGCGTGGCGCTGCTCGATCCTGAAAAACTGGGGCTTGGCCTGACCGCGTTTGTGCTGATAAAAACGCAGCACCACAGCAGCGACTGGTACTGCGGATTCGTCAGCGTGGTATCACAGATGCCGGAAGTGCTGGGCTTCTGGCGCATGGCGGGCGAATACGACTACCTGATGCGCGTTCAGGTGGCGGACATGAAGCGCTATGATGATTTCTATAAACGGCTGGTCAACAGCGTGCCAGGTCTGTCGAATGTCACCTCCAGCTTCGCGATGGAACAGATAAAATACACCACCGCCTTACCCATTGAATAACTTCCCGGCGCTGCCGGAATACGATCCTCAGGAAAAGACCGCGTGCGATTATTTGCTCAATTAAGCTGGTACTTTCGCCGGGAGTGGCAACGCTATCTCGGTGCAGTGGCCCTGCTTATTATCATTGCCATTCTGCAGCTCATCCCGCCGAAAGTGGTGGGCTACGTCGTGGACGGCGTTACCCAACAGCATTACACCACCGCACGGGTGATGATGTGGATCGGCACGCTGGTGCTGACGGCGGTGGTGGTCTATCTGCTGCGCTATGTCTGGCGCGTGCTGCTGTTCGGCGCGTCATACCAGCTCGCCGTTGAGCTGCGGGAAGATTTTTACCGCCAGCTCAGCCGCCAGCATCCGGAATTTTACCTGCGTCACCGCACCGGGGACCTGATCGCCCGCGCCACTAACGATGTCGATCGCGTGGTCTTTGCCGCCGGGGAAGGGGTGCTGACCCTGGTCGACTCGCTGGTGATGGGGTGTGCGGTGCTGATCGTCATGTCAACGCAAATCAGCTGGCAGCTCACGCTGCTGGCGCTGCTGCCGATGCCGATTATGGCGCTGGCGATCAAGCGCTACGGCGACCAGCTACACCAGCGCTTCAAGCTGGCTCAGGCGGCGTTTTCTACCCTTAACGACCGTACCCAGGAGAGCCTGACCAGCATCCGGATGAT
This DNA window, taken from Leclercia adecarboxylata, encodes the following:
- the cof gene encoding HMP-PP phosphatase; the encoded protein is MARLAAFDMDGTLLMPDHRLGDKTLSVLKRLHERDVTLTFATGRHVLEMRHLMGALSLDAFLITGNGTRIHSVEGDVLYRQDLAPDVAEQVLHSTWDTQASIHVFNDTGWLTGKEIPAMLEAHVYSGFQYQLTDLRRIPAHAVTKICFCSDHDDLCRLRIQLNEALGNRAHLTFSAIDCLEVLPVGCNKGSALAVLSEHLGLSMQECMAFGDAMNDREMLGSVGRGLIMGNAMPQLIAELSHLPVIGHCRNEAVSHFLTHWLDTPDLPYSPE
- a CDS encoding Lrp/AsnC family transcriptional regulator; protein product: MLDKIDRKLLSLLQSDCTLSLQALADAVNLTTTPCWKRLKRLEDEGILLGRVALLDPEKLGLGLTAFVLIKTQHHSSDWYCGFVSVVSQMPEVLGFWRMAGEYDYLMRVQVADMKRYDDFYKRLVNSVPGLSNVTSSFAMEQIKYTTALPIE
- a CDS encoding PLP-dependent cysteine synthase family protein, translated to MNSTWVKNAISEINADYQRSADTHLIRLALPGFPGIQLYLKDESTHPTGSLKHRLARSLFLYGLCNGWINEGTTIIESSSGSTAVSEAYFARLLGLPFIAVMPSCTAKRKIEQIEFYGGRCHFVESACEIYAASEMLARELNGHYMDQFTFAERATDWRGNNNIADSIFRQMQNEPHPVPTHIVMSAGTGGTSATIGRYIRCQGYDTRLMVVDPQSSVFLDYWQQRDPALRSPVGSKIEGIGRPRVEPSFIPDVVDEMLRVPDAASVATAHWLETQLGRKVGASTGTNMWGALQLAARMRDAGQTGSIVTLLCDSGERYLDTYYNAEWVKTNIGDVAPWLAEIARLVK